Proteins found in one Nostoc sp. NIES-3756 genomic segment:
- a CDS encoding COP23 domain-containing protein, whose amino-acid sequence MKTHLSVQVLTVGLIALSSIATIAPPSVAEQKTYFCESENGVWTTFARNYNNQKIPVIRWVRALGNYSAKARCEAVSGRFQSAYESGILNYLTTGISGRQAVICAASQYGGPCSQLLFTLKSSRDASSVLQSLVEIGYKARGPILQSEDASDQIYIDMGAIVNRKTPDGN is encoded by the coding sequence ATGAAAACCCACTTATCTGTGCAGGTTTTGACTGTTGGTCTAATTGCTTTAAGTAGTATTGCTACGATCGCTCCACCCAGTGTAGCCGAACAAAAAACCTATTTTTGTGAGAGTGAAAACGGTGTCTGGACTACATTTGCCAGAAACTACAATAACCAAAAAATTCCGGTAATTCGCTGGGTGAGAGCCTTGGGTAATTACAGCGCCAAAGCACGGTGTGAAGCAGTATCAGGCAGATTCCAAAGTGCTTATGAAAGTGGCATCTTGAACTACCTCACCACCGGCATCTCTGGCAGACAAGCAGTGATATGTGCTGCTAGTCAATATGGTGGGCCTTGTAGTCAATTATTATTCACACTCAAATCATCACGCGATGCCAGTTCAGTGCTGCAAAGCCTTGTAGAAATTGGTTATAAAGCCCGTGGGCCTATTCTGCAATCAGAAGATGCCTCTGATCAAATCTACATTGATATGGGTGCGATCGTTAACCGCAAAACACCAGATGGCAATTAA
- a CDS encoding adenylate/guanylate cyclase domain-containing protein — translation MTELTLRLQQGDAETTVTVNQNVFTIGRLPECNLYLPYGGISRKHAQLIKQADGQWVIEDLGSKNGTQVNQNILTHPQALQHGDVIWLGNVNLVVLFQTPSKPAATKHIQVEEAGEQRTIFRSAKQLQQQWIESNGDDGDISNKNKTIARLKDLVDIAKNLSAAASIEEIFSQVQQVIFRYLSSIDRLALLIDVNGSGHLELVNAGTRDKTQQKYLLADGSWISRSICQKVFEEKIVIQTADTHKDERFSSEHSILLKGIRSAMAVPLWDETKVVGVLYADAHLSSYHWERDGEEELSFFSALANLVASSVQRWLLAEKLKTEEVIRHRLERYHSPAVVQQLISVGGSPDGRLPPAESEISILFADLVGFTAISEKLTPTAIAELLNNLFEEMLQEVFARGGTLDKYIGDCIMAFFGAPEPQADHADRATAAAKAMLTRMEHLNANGFWHEPLQLRIAINSGKAVVGDVGSSQRVEYTALGGTINLAARMEGICPPSECVISEATYQLLSQRNDFQEMGDYRFKGIDRLVKVYQTKLQQATTLIGC, via the coding sequence ATGACTGAACTGACTTTACGCCTACAGCAAGGAGATGCGGAAACAACTGTTACCGTGAATCAGAATGTATTCACAATTGGGCGATTACCAGAATGTAATTTATACTTACCCTATGGTGGAATTTCTCGCAAGCACGCCCAACTGATAAAACAAGCTGATGGTCAATGGGTAATTGAAGACTTGGGTAGTAAAAATGGGACACAGGTTAATCAAAATATTCTTACCCATCCCCAGGCGTTACAGCATGGTGATGTAATTTGGTTAGGTAATGTAAATTTAGTTGTGCTGTTTCAAACTCCGTCTAAACCAGCCGCGACTAAGCACATACAGGTTGAGGAAGCTGGCGAACAAAGAACGATTTTCCGTAGCGCTAAACAACTACAACAACAATGGATAGAGTCTAATGGTGATGATGGCGATATCAGTAATAAAAATAAAACAATTGCGAGGCTAAAAGATTTAGTAGATATTGCCAAAAATCTTAGTGCAGCCGCATCTATTGAAGAGATTTTCTCCCAGGTGCAACAAGTTATATTCCGCTACCTTAGTAGTATTGACCGCTTGGCGCTATTAATTGATGTTAATGGTTCTGGTCATTTAGAGTTAGTGAATGCAGGGACGAGAGACAAAACTCAACAAAAATATTTACTGGCTGATGGTAGTTGGATTAGTCGTAGTATTTGTCAAAAGGTATTTGAAGAAAAAATAGTTATTCAAACTGCTGATACTCACAAAGACGAGCGGTTTTCTAGTGAACACAGCATATTGCTTAAAGGTATTCGTAGCGCGATGGCTGTACCCCTATGGGACGAAACTAAAGTCGTAGGCGTGCTTTATGCTGACGCTCATTTGTCCTCTTATCATTGGGAAAGAGATGGTGAAGAAGAACTCAGCTTTTTTTCGGCTTTAGCAAACTTGGTGGCTTCTAGTGTGCAGCGTTGGTTATTAGCAGAGAAACTGAAAACTGAAGAAGTAATTCGTCATCGCTTAGAACGGTATCATTCCCCGGCTGTTGTGCAGCAGTTAATCTCCGTTGGTGGTTCACCAGATGGACGTTTACCACCGGCGGAAAGCGAGATTAGCATTTTGTTTGCTGACTTAGTGGGGTTTACAGCTATTTCTGAGAAATTAACACCAACTGCGATCGCTGAATTATTGAATAATCTATTTGAGGAGATGTTACAAGAAGTCTTTGCCCGTGGCGGTACGTTAGATAAATACATCGGTGATTGTATCATGGCATTTTTTGGCGCTCCCGAACCCCAAGCCGACCACGCCGACCGCGCCACAGCTGCCGCTAAAGCTATGCTTACCCGCATGGAACATCTCAACGCCAACGGTTTCTGGCATGAACCGCTACAATTACGCATCGCTATTAACAGTGGTAAAGCCGTTGTTGGTGATGTTGGTAGTTCTCAAAGGGTAGAGTACACAGCCTTAGGCGGAACAATTAATTTAGCTGCACGTATGGAAGGAATTTGTCCGCCTAGTGAATGTGTTATTAGCGAAGCCACTTATCAATTACTTTCACAACGTAATGACTTTCAAGAAATGGGAGATTATCGTTTTAAAGGTATTGATAGATTAGTCAAAGTTTATCAGACCAAATTACAACAAGCCACTACACTTATTGGTTGTTAA
- a CDS encoding serine/threonine-protein kinase codes for MIGKILDGRYEIISKLGEGAFGTTYLAIDRKLPDKDQCVVKHFSPRTVNAYTLYHARRLFETEAKVLNRLGNNDCIPRLLAHFEEEENFFLVEEFIAGHDLSYEIKPSQPWSEAEVIVLLRDILEALDVIHQHNVIHRDIKPSNLMRRQQDSKVVLIDFGAVKQVNSQVVTAQGQVLPTVVVGTPGYIPSEQSQGQPRLSSDVYAVGIIGIQALTGLVPMQLARDTTTGEFIWRNQAQVSPQLADILDKMVKYDFRQRYQSAAEVLEALKTLKPTHRSNKSLWWKAGIGMAITTAAIATIFALIVIQRNSNLEIYKNTVYGITIKYPQQWQKTVTPDRITGNLVKFISPKENDADIYTENLNLIIQDLPETRRELTQLNTFYINEIKQFHQNFQIIQEAESQLANQPAHQVVYTFTEDRINLQRLQIWTIKNNKAYILTYTADAAKYSKYLPVVQTMISSLVIE; via the coding sequence ATGATCGGTAAAATCCTCGATGGGCGCTACGAGATTATTAGCAAACTGGGAGAGGGGGCCTTTGGTACTACTTACCTGGCTATTGATAGGAAGCTACCCGATAAAGACCAGTGTGTTGTCAAGCATTTCTCACCGCGAACGGTCAATGCTTATACTTTGTACCATGCTCGACGGTTATTTGAGACTGAAGCTAAGGTATTGAATCGTTTGGGTAATAATGACTGTATTCCTCGCTTACTGGCACATTTTGAAGAGGAGGAAAATTTTTTCTTAGTTGAAGAGTTTATCGCTGGGCATGATTTAAGTTATGAAATTAAACCCAGTCAGCCTTGGAGTGAGGCAGAAGTCATTGTTTTATTGAGGGATATTTTAGAGGCTTTAGATGTTATTCATCAGCACAATGTAATTCACCGAGATATTAAGCCATCAAATTTGATGCGTCGTCAGCAGGATAGTAAGGTGGTGCTGATAGATTTTGGTGCAGTTAAACAAGTTAACTCGCAAGTAGTCACCGCCCAAGGACAAGTATTACCCACAGTTGTAGTTGGTACACCCGGTTATATACCCAGCGAACAAAGCCAAGGTCAACCCAGGTTATCCAGTGATGTTTATGCAGTGGGAATCATTGGTATCCAAGCTTTGACAGGGTTAGTCCCTATGCAGTTAGCCAGAGATACTACTACAGGTGAATTTATCTGGCGCAACCAAGCACAGGTTAGTCCACAGTTAGCAGACATTCTCGACAAAATGGTCAAATATGACTTTCGCCAAAGATACCAAAGTGCAGCCGAAGTATTAGAAGCGCTAAAAACTCTCAAGCCAACTCATCGTTCAAACAAGTCTCTTTGGTGGAAAGCTGGCATTGGTATGGCTATCACTACCGCAGCGATCGCCACCATATTTGCATTGATAGTGATCCAACGCAATAGCAATCTAGAAATTTATAAGAATACTGTTTATGGCATCACTATCAAATATCCTCAACAGTGGCAAAAAACCGTTACTCCCGACCGCATTACCGGAAATCTAGTTAAATTTATTTCACCAAAAGAAAATGATGCAGACATCTATACAGAAAATCTCAATTTAATTATCCAAGATTTACCGGAAACACGCAGAGAATTAACCCAACTTAATACATTTTATATCAATGAAATTAAGCAATTTCATCAGAATTTCCAAATCATTCAAGAGGCGGAATCTCAGTTAGCAAATCAACCAGCCCATCAGGTTGTTTACACTTTTACAGAAGACCGAATTAATCTGCAACGCTTACAAATTTGGACTATTAAAAATAACAAAGCATATATTTTGACTTATACCGCAGATGCAGCTAAATACTCAAAATATTTGCCAGTCGTACAAACAATGATTTCTTCATTAGTAATTGAGTAG
- a CDS encoding FAD-dependent oxidoreductase: MTTDILTNPAHEIVDVKTTDCCIVGGGPAGAVLALLLARQGVAVTLLEAHKDFDRDFRGDTIHPSVMEIMEELGLSDRLLQLPHTKMRQIQIKTPQDTVTLADFSHLKTRYPYITMLPQVKFLEFITQEAQKYPSFHLVMGANVQELIEEDGVIKGVRYRGGGGWHEIRAILTVGADGRHSRLRQLGNFTATETSPPMDVLWFRLPRQPEDGEGGMGRFTLGHLIAMLDRGDEWQMAYVIPKGGYQKLRVTGLEALKKSIVEVVPELENRIHHLQDWSQVAFLSVESNFVKRWYRPGLLLIGDAAHIMSPVGGVGINYAIQDAVVAANVLTKPLQNHHLELRDLAKVQRQRELPTRIIQAFQTFVQKRVLAPVLAADSTFQPPKLLRLPILRDLPARLIALGVFPVHVQTNG, from the coding sequence ATGACTACCGATATACTGACTAATCCTGCCCATGAGATTGTAGATGTCAAAACTACAGATTGTTGCATTGTCGGGGGTGGCCCGGCTGGTGCTGTTTTAGCTTTGCTGTTGGCGCGTCAAGGTGTTGCTGTAACTCTGCTAGAAGCGCACAAGGATTTTGACCGGGATTTTCGCGGCGATACCATTCACCCGTCGGTGATGGAGATTATGGAAGAATTAGGATTGAGCGATCGCCTGCTACAATTACCCCATACCAAAATGCGGCAAATTCAAATCAAAACGCCGCAAGATACAGTCACCTTAGCTGATTTTAGTCACCTAAAAACCCGCTATCCTTACATTACAATGTTGCCTCAAGTGAAATTTTTAGAGTTTATTACTCAAGAGGCGCAAAAATACCCAAGTTTTCACCTAGTCATGGGTGCAAATGTCCAAGAATTAATTGAGGAAGACGGAGTAATTAAAGGTGTCCGTTATCGAGGCGGTGGTGGTTGGCACGAAATTAGGGCAATACTGACAGTTGGTGCAGATGGTCGTCATTCCCGGTTACGCCAACTAGGGAATTTTACAGCAACTGAAACCTCACCACCAATGGATGTATTGTGGTTCCGCCTACCCCGTCAACCAGAAGACGGTGAGGGAGGAATGGGACGTTTTACCCTTGGTCATCTTATCGCCATGCTTGACCGTGGTGATGAGTGGCAAATGGCTTATGTTATTCCCAAGGGAGGCTATCAAAAATTACGGGTTACAGGTTTAGAAGCTCTGAAAAAATCTATTGTGGAAGTCGTCCCAGAACTAGAAAATCGTATCCACCATTTACAAGACTGGTCACAGGTAGCTTTTCTTTCAGTCGAATCTAATTTTGTCAAGCGCTGGTATCGTCCAGGTTTGCTACTAATTGGCGATGCAGCCCATATTATGTCACCCGTTGGCGGAGTAGGAATTAACTATGCAATTCAGGATGCAGTAGTAGCGGCTAACGTCTTAACTAAACCACTGCAAAATCATCATTTAGAACTTAGGGACTTAGCCAAAGTTCAACGCCAAAGAGAATTACCCACACGCATCATCCAAGCTTTTCAAACCTTCGTTCAAAAGCGAGTATTGGCCCCTGTCCTAGCTGCTGATAGTACTTTCCAACCCCCAAAACTATTACGTTTGCCCATATTACGCGACCTCCCAGCCAGACTAATTGCTTTAGGCGTTTTTCCCGTCCATGTGCAGACTAATGGTTGA
- a CDS encoding VanZ family protein gives MVTNQKTWHKYNFLFFIFTTLIILIATLYPFNFSKIQLFSLAEILANFNHSSTFQDQVNNILLFIPLGFSFASLLSKSTKRIIFKLLLTIIISFSLSLIVEVLQIFLPSRSPTPADLFNNTLGGLFGFICFSIWHFKSFRSTVESIKTSQANQSPKKIVCFFIAYLFLSLCISILWQSATNLSNWNTNYYLILGNEFRGNKSWQGYVSEIYIADKAISKNEASHSLSEPNYLNQLGKSLVAHYELSGKCCYQDKTGNQPKLLWQGQPVSIPESQGVFLNANHWLKTSAPVSTLSHRISQTSEFTISAAIATTNLDQKGPARIISISDSSLRRNLTLGQQGNSLDLRLRTPLTGENGTEIKLNIPNIFTDSYLHQIIITYARGTIQVYVDKLDNFYSFNLLDLIPKEQRIFYYALSFIPLGIGLSIITLLAQQRLIFYRVLFYSGIFIPSLMLESILVTESGKDFSMKNILLGISFTAVTMVFLRVRATQLKISSKNH, from the coding sequence ATGGTTACAAACCAGAAAACTTGGCACAAGTATAATTTTTTGTTTTTTATCTTTACAACTTTAATTATATTAATAGCTACGCTTTATCCATTCAATTTTTCCAAAATCCAATTATTTTCATTAGCAGAAATCCTTGCTAACTTTAATCATTCCAGCACTTTTCAAGACCAAGTAAATAATATTTTATTATTTATACCTTTGGGTTTTAGTTTTGCTAGTTTGTTATCGAAATCAACTAAGAGAATTATATTTAAACTTTTACTCACAATCATAATTAGTTTTAGCTTATCGTTAATAGTCGAGGTTTTACAGATATTTTTACCTTCTAGAAGTCCTACACCTGCTGATTTATTCAATAATACATTAGGGGGATTATTTGGATTTATTTGTTTTTCTATCTGGCATTTTAAAAGTTTTAGAAGTACGGTTGAAAGCATAAAAACAAGCCAAGCCAATCAATCGCCTAAAAAGATAGTCTGTTTTTTCATTGCATATCTATTTTTATCATTGTGTATTTCGATTTTGTGGCAGAGTGCAACTAATTTAAGTAATTGGAATACTAATTATTACTTAATTCTAGGTAATGAATTTAGAGGAAATAAATCTTGGCAAGGCTATGTATCAGAAATTTATATTGCTGATAAAGCTATATCTAAAAATGAAGCATCACATAGTTTATCTGAGCCTAACTACTTGAATCAACTTGGTAAATCCTTAGTAGCACACTATGAACTAAGTGGTAAATGTTGCTATCAAGACAAAACCGGAAATCAACCCAAACTATTATGGCAAGGACAGCCTGTTAGTATACCTGAAAGCCAGGGAGTATTTTTAAATGCGAATCATTGGCTGAAAACATCCGCTCCTGTCTCTACTCTTAGCCACAGAATTAGCCAGACATCAGAGTTTACTATTAGTGCTGCGATCGCTACTACCAATTTAGACCAAAAAGGCCCAGCGCGGATTATATCTATTTCTGATAGTTCTTTACGCCGCAATTTAACGCTAGGACAACAAGGTAATAGCCTAGATTTGCGTTTACGGACACCACTCACAGGAGAAAATGGGACAGAGATAAAATTAAATATACCTAATATATTTACAGATAGTTATCTGCATCAAATTATTATTACTTATGCTAGAGGTACTATCCAAGTTTATGTAGACAAACTAGATAATTTTTACTCTTTTAACTTGCTAGATTTAATTCCTAAAGAGCAACGTATTTTTTACTATGCACTTAGCTTTATCCCTTTAGGAATAGGCTTAAGTATCATAACTCTGCTGGCTCAACAAAGATTAATATTTTATCGAGTTCTTTTTTATAGTGGGATATTCATACCTTCTTTAATGCTAGAAAGTATTTTAGTAACTGAGAGCGGTAAGGATTTCAGTATGAAAAATATTTTGCTTGGCATCTCATTTACAGCAGTAACTATGGTGTTTTTGCGAGTAAGAGCAACTCAGTTAAAAATTAGTTCAAAAAACCATTGA
- a CDS encoding ABC transporter ATP-binding protein — protein MAQVVLENVYKSFPPRRGESANSQGKKTDAEPAGTVNVLRRINLTIPDGEFMVLVGPSGCGKSTLLRLIAGLEVMTGGNIWVGDRLVNDLPPKERDIAMVFQNYALYPHMTVYDNIAFGLRRRSQSQEPVSQTDKSQLPPWAENLLVGATRKLPKGLRYVSDKEREVEQQVLSVAQLLQIETLLNRLPKQLSGGQRQRVALGRAIARNPQVFLMDEPLSNLDAKLRAETRAQIVKLQRQLGTTTIYVTHDQTEAMTMGDRIAIMNQGQIQQVASPLELYNHPANRFVAEFIGTPPMNFIPVEFHAPLLITHSQFRLTLPDIWASALQKYDGQTLILGIRPEHLVVSVPATRNLPIQVDLVENLGNDAFITVALTETESRFAQTTKPLQVRVPPDRIVSVGEQLWLSLTADKIHFFDPDTDLAIFPKN, from the coding sequence GTGGCGCAAGTTGTTTTAGAAAACGTTTACAAGAGTTTTCCCCCCCGCAGAGGGGAAAGTGCTAATTCACAAGGTAAGAAAACTGACGCAGAACCAGCAGGAACCGTCAATGTTTTGCGACGGATTAATCTGACTATTCCTGATGGGGAATTTATGGTTTTGGTGGGGCCTTCTGGTTGTGGGAAAAGTACCCTGCTGCGGTTAATTGCGGGGTTAGAGGTGATGACTGGCGGTAATATTTGGGTAGGCGATCGCTTGGTGAATGATTTACCACCCAAAGAACGTGATATTGCGATGGTGTTTCAAAATTACGCCCTCTATCCCCACATGACGGTGTATGACAATATCGCCTTTGGTTTACGTCGCCGTTCTCAATCTCAAGAACCCGTAAGCCAAACGGATAAATCCCAACTCCCACCTTGGGCGGAAAATCTGCTTGTGGGTGCAACAAGGAAGTTACCTAAAGGACTGCGTTATGTTTCTGATAAGGAACGGGAAGTTGAACAGCAAGTGCTGTCTGTGGCGCAATTGTTACAAATTGAAACTTTATTGAATCGCTTACCTAAACAATTATCTGGGGGACAAAGACAAAGGGTGGCATTAGGACGAGCGATCGCTCGTAATCCCCAGGTATTCTTAATGGATGAACCTCTTTCTAACCTAGATGCTAAGTTAAGGGCAGAAACTCGCGCTCAAATTGTCAAATTACAACGTCAACTGGGTACAACTACGATATACGTTACCCATGACCAAACAGAAGCGATGACAATGGGCGATCGCATCGCCATCATGAACCAAGGGCAAATTCAACAAGTAGCTTCTCCCCTGGAATTATACAATCATCCTGCCAATCGTTTTGTTGCTGAGTTCATTGGCACACCCCCAATGAATTTTATTCCCGTAGAGTTTCACGCCCCGTTATTAATTACCCACTCCCAATTTAGACTCACCCTTCCCGATATTTGGGCAAGTGCGCTGCAAAAATATGATGGACAAACCCTAATTTTAGGTATCCGTCCAGAACATTTAGTTGTGAGTGTACCTGCAACTAGGAATTTACCAATACAAGTAGATTTAGTTGAAAACTTAGGTAATGATGCTTTTATTACTGTGGCACTAACTGAAACTGAATCTCGATTTGCCCAGACTACTAAACCTCTACAAGTAAGAGTTCCCCCAGACCGAATTGTGAGTGTAGGTGAACAACTTTGGTTATCATTAACCGCAGATAAAATTCACTTTTTCGACCCAGACACTGATTTAGCAATATTTCCTAAAAATTAA
- a CDS encoding serine protease — MKHKLMNTRSLALIASMGALLMLPIQTVELPIFSAKASAQQSNLQLSEEQLKRLAKSITVKIVSGENSGSGFLLKRNNQVYTVVTNRHVLTSGSSIKIQTEDGKTYPANVVQGVNLQGKDLALLQFRANGNYKVAPLGNLATVAVNEPIYAAGFPFEKKQSQSQGFVFKTGKVLLVQERAFKEGYQIGYSNEIEKGMSGGPILNSRGQVIGINGIHAYPLWGNPYVYEDGSRPTAALQDLMSRYSWGIPIQTLARLAPQYASKESQPAATNTASISTLPPIANEVNNIAQEITVRIDVPTLRECSGSGVIVGKQGNTYTVLTAEHVVRISKKCDRSVLEVVTPDGKQHQIRLTEQNLKTVPENDLAILQFTSNQNYRVATLANYDIAKNKNYIFVSGWLGIEPGKKETQRQFTAGRVASKLAASILANNSLSLSYGYGLIYTNQTYKGMSGGPVLDIRGRVIGIHGKTEVEEIKDKSGKSRLVSLGFSWGVPINSFVRWSKSAGIAPILKVENNQPPKLTPEETKSILNALFKPEKPKDNADAIDWLNYGWQVARNSPDKPLGEDETKEAFRAIDKAIQLEPNFHQAWYLRGFVELTRQEYTQALKSFDKATQIEPKFVPAWRWHGLTLFSLKKYLQALQSFDQLVKLEPDDTSVQIFRSLILLQANRFTEALEVSNRYVQKSPSSWAYFARGAARVATKDLKGAMADLNQAISLNPEYIKGTAYLLRGGLRAQQGDFKGALADYNEAVRLDPEDADNFKYRGTVRAQQQDYKGALADLNQAIRLKPQDAEAIVSRGVIYVLQEDFKAGIADFDQALRLKPDDIQTLTLRGLARTQIKDYQGAVEDYSKILGSQELVGIGVKTEINAQTKIPTITEVVQNSPSQKEGLQAGDQIIAVNGQSTANMNLDQVSKLIRGQAGTEVALRINRTGKNTLNITLKRTEIVADKKYADVYYQRGLARVQIKDNQGARQDFQKAADLYQQQGKADDYQKVMAKIRELQ, encoded by the coding sequence ATGAAACACAAATTAATGAATACCCGCTCATTGGCTCTAATCGCCTCGATGGGCGCACTTTTGATGTTGCCAATACAAACTGTTGAACTGCCAATTTTCTCTGCCAAAGCATCGGCGCAACAGTCAAATCTTCAGCTATCTGAAGAGCAACTTAAACGGCTGGCAAAATCAATCACCGTCAAAATCGTCTCAGGAGAAAATAGCGGTTCTGGTTTTTTATTAAAAAGAAATAATCAAGTTTATACTGTCGTTACTAACCGTCATGTTTTAACATCGGGAAGTTCGATTAAAATCCAGACAGAAGACGGCAAAACATACCCAGCTAATGTAGTGCAGGGAGTCAACCTCCAGGGCAAAGATTTAGCTTTATTGCAGTTCCGCGCCAACGGTAATTATAAAGTAGCCCCTCTGGGAAATTTGGCAACAGTAGCAGTTAATGAGCCAATATATGCAGCCGGATTTCCATTTGAGAAGAAGCAGTCTCAATCCCAAGGTTTTGTATTTAAGACAGGAAAAGTATTATTAGTACAGGAACGAGCCTTTAAAGAAGGCTATCAGATCGGGTACAGCAACGAAATTGAAAAAGGCATGAGTGGCGGCCCCATACTCAATAGTCGGGGGCAGGTAATTGGGATTAATGGTATTCATGCTTATCCTTTATGGGGAAACCCTTACGTTTATGAAGATGGTTCCCGACCAACCGCAGCCCTACAAGATTTAATGAGCCGTTATAGCTGGGGTATTCCGATTCAAACATTGGCTCGTTTAGCCCCCCAATACGCTTCTAAAGAATCTCAACCAGCAGCTACTAACACAGCCTCCATTTCCACACTGCCGCCGATCGCCAACGAAGTCAACAACATCGCCCAGGAAATTACAGTCCGCATAGATGTACCCACTTTACGCGAGTGTAGCGGGTCGGGGGTAATTGTTGGTAAACAAGGCAATACTTACACTGTCCTCACAGCAGAACACGTAGTTAGGATATCAAAAAAATGCGATCGCAGCGTTTTAGAAGTAGTTACCCCTGATGGCAAGCAGCATCAAATCAGGCTAACTGAGCAAAACCTGAAAACTGTACCAGAGAATGACTTAGCAATATTACAATTTACCAGCAATCAAAATTACCGCGTAGCCACCCTAGCCAACTATGACATAGCTAAAAACAAAAATTACATTTTTGTGTCTGGGTGGTTAGGAATAGAACCAGGAAAAAAAGAAACACAGCGTCAGTTTACCGCCGGGCGTGTGGCATCAAAACTAGCAGCATCTATTTTAGCGAACAATTCTTTGTCTCTCAGTTATGGTTATGGTTTAATTTATACCAACCAAACCTATAAAGGCATGAGTGGCGGCCCTGTATTAGATATTCGTGGGCGTGTTATCGGCATTCATGGAAAAACAGAAGTTGAAGAAATTAAAGATAAATCAGGTAAATCTCGGTTGGTTTCATTGGGTTTTAGTTGGGGTGTTCCCATCAACAGCTTTGTGCGTTGGTCAAAGTCAGCCGGTATAGCTCCTATTTTAAAAGTGGAGAATAATCAACCACCAAAACTAACACCAGAAGAAACCAAATCCATTCTTAATGCTTTATTTAAACCAGAAAAACCCAAAGATAATGCTGATGCTATTGATTGGCTCAACTATGGCTGGCAAGTAGCACGTAACTCTCCAGACAAGCCACTGGGTGAAGATGAAACAAAAGAGGCATTTAGGGCTATTGATAAAGCAATTCAACTAGAGCCTAACTTTCACCAAGCTTGGTATTTACGTGGTTTTGTTGAACTAACCCGCCAAGAATATACACAAGCATTGAAGTCTTTTGATAAAGCTACACAAATCGAACCAAAATTTGTCCCTGCTTGGCGTTGGCATGGGCTAACACTTTTCTCTTTAAAAAAATATTTACAAGCCTTACAATCCTTTGATCAATTAGTAAAATTAGAACCTGATGACACTAGTGTGCAGATATTTCGCAGCCTGATATTATTGCAAGCAAACCGTTTCACTGAAGCACTAGAAGTATCAAACCGATATGTACAAAAGAGTCCTAGTTCTTGGGCTTACTTTGCTAGAGGTGCAGCTCGTGTTGCGACCAAAGACTTAAAAGGAGCGATGGCTGATTTAAACCAAGCAATTAGCCTCAATCCAGAATATATCAAAGGCACAGCTTATTTACTACGAGGAGGACTCCGCGCTCAACAAGGAGACTTCAAAGGAGCGCTAGCTGACTACAATGAGGCTGTGCGTTTAGACCCTGAAGATGCCGATAATTTTAAATACCGTGGCACAGTTCGCGCTCAACAGCAAGATTACAAAGGTGCATTAGCCGATTTGAACCAAGCAATTCGTCTCAAACCCCAGGATGCTGAAGCTATTGTATCGCGTGGTGTAATTTATGTACTACAGGAAGACTTCAAGGCAGGGATCGCAGATTTTGATCAAGCTCTCCGTCTCAAACCTGATGACATTCAAACTCTTACACTAAGAGGACTAGCACGCACACAAATAAAAGACTATCAAGGAGCCGTTGAGGATTATAGTAAAATATTAGGCTCTCAAGAGTTAGTTGGTATTGGTGTGAAAACCGAAATCAATGCCCAAACTAAAATACCGACCATTACTGAAGTAGTGCAAAATTCTCCATCTCAAAAAGAAGGATTACAGGCTGGAGATCAAATCATTGCAGTTAATGGTCAATCAACTGCAAATATGAATTTAGACCAGGTGAGTAAACTGATTCGTGGTCAGGCTGGTACTGAAGTTGCACTGCGAATTAATCGTACTGGTAAAAATACCTTAAACATTACCCTGAAAAGGACAGAAATAGTAGCTGACAAAAAATATGCCGATGTTTACTACCAACGCGGTCTTGCCCGTGTTCAGATAAAAGATAATCAAGGAGCGCGACAAGATTTTCAAAAAGCCGCAGACCTTTATCAGCAACAAGGTAAAGCTGATGATTATCAAAAAGTCATGGCAAAAATTAGAGAGTTGCAGTAG